GAACATCTTACAACCCAGCTGGATATGAATACATAATCGATACACTCGATACATCATCAGAATTTTCTCGTATTGTAAGAACCTATGGATATGATTCATACTCTGATTATATAGGATATACTGAGTTCACGGTAGGCAAAGCCGCAATCTTTCATATGCATCCCATACCAGAAATTCCAGCCATTGGAGATTCCATCTACATCTCTGCAAAAGCATATGATAATGCCGGAATTGATTCCGTAAAATGTGTGTGGTGGAAATATAGCAGCCCACAAACCCAATACAAAGTCTTAATGGAGAAGGAGGTCGGGGATACCCTTGGCTACAAAACAATCCAGCCAATAGATGTTTTTGATGTTGAAACGACTATAGAATACTATATTGAGGTGTATGCTACTGATGGAAGTGTCACACAGTCTGAAGAGGTAAATTTCGAGGTGTCCGGTCCAGATATAGCAATTGAAAGCTTCGAGTTAAAATATCGAACGACCGGGATTTCATTTGATGTTGAATTATTTAATATTGGAAAACTCCAGACACCTCAGACAAAGGTAGTACTTACTGACGGCCCTACAATCCTCGACTCAATTACAACTCCCCAACTTGGATCACTTGAAAAGAGAATTATAACGTTCAGCTGTGATCTAACTCCTGCAGAATATACTTTAACAGTGCATGCCAATCCGGACACATCATATCTTGAACTAAGTTATTATAATAATACATCAACAAAAATATACGACATCAATGCTTTTACGGTTCCGAATAATGTAGCACTAACACATACCAGTCTTGATTCCAATTTTGTTGCAGCATTTCCTTCTGGAGTTGTTGGCCAGGATGAATTATTCTATATTTATCCTTCAACACTGGACACGATAACACTCCTTCCCGATGTTGAACCAATTCCTCTCCTTTCTGAAGAGTATATGTGTTATGAGATATCTCCCTTCGACTCTACCTGTCTAACGCATGATAAGAAATTCCGTAAAGATATTACTCTCGCATTTAATTATTCTCGAACCGACACAACGATCCAGCATCTTGCTCAGAATGGCAATTTTAGGATATATCGCTGGAATGAGGAGCTCCGCTGCTGGTTCATGATCGGTGGTGATACGAATCTTCAGGAGAAAAGCGTTTCCTATGCATACATTTCAAAACCCGGGCTGTATACACTCTTCAACAACGACGATACAACCGTTCCCTCGATCGATGTAAATGTTGAGGGACAGGAGTTCACCAATGGCGGTTATGTTGATAATAATGCGCAGTTTTCATTTATTATTCAGGATGCAAATGGCGTTGATGTTGAGAAGATCAAGATCTTTTTAAACGGTGAAGCTGTCAGCAATTATTCGCTATCTACTAATAATATGACGTCAATTCCTGTTAAATATCAGATTGATGTGGAAGCTGGCTCATACACGATCATCATCTCCGTGGCTGATGTGAACGGAAACTTCCATGAGAGAGTGATCAATTTCTCTGTTCAGAAAGAGTTCAACCTTATACATATTGGCAACTACCCGAATCCGGTTTCTTTGGAAACGACCGACCCAAACAACGAAGGACGCACACGATTTACGTACACGCTCACCGACGATGCAGACGAGGTCAGGATCGAGATCTATACTGTATCAGGACGACTTGTAAATGTAATAAGGGATATGCGCACAACCGTTGGATATCATGAATATCCACATACCCTGAAAGGATGGGAGTGCGTTGATCGAGATGGAAGAAAGCTCGCAAATGGTGTGTATTTTTACAAGATCGTTGCCACTAAAGGTAATGAATCAATCGAGAAGATAATGAAGATGGCTATCCTGCGATGATGAAAAAGATTGTAATAATAATTTTGCTTGTAATAATGCCCTTGTTTGCATATGCTGGACGCTATGCAGGAGATTTCATTCTTCTCGGAAGCGGTGTTCGACCGCTTGGTATGGGAGGTGCATTTTCTGCAGTTGCAGATAACGGGAGTGCTATCTATTGGAATGCATCTGGTATTGCTCAAATCACTGATATCGAAGCAGAATTTATGCATGCATTTCTCTTTGATAACCTTGCTGCTTATGATTTCTTCTCATTCTGTATCCCGCTACCGGCAAGTACTACGATCGGTGTCAGCTTCACGCAGCTCTCGGTTGATAATATCCCTATGTTTGATGAAAAATGGTTGAAAAACTCAAATGTTTTCATACGATCTTCAAATGTCGATTTACAGTTGACCGGAACTCCGGATGGATATTTTACGAGCTCTGATCAGCTTTTTGAATTTGCATTTGCAAAGAATTTTTCTCGGATCGCCGACCTTGGATGGGAGCTTTTCGATCTTCCGATAGACTATTATATCGGCGGCGTTTTTAAATATATTAAGCGTGATATTTATGAGAACATAGGCACAGGAATGGGGCTTGATGCATCATTTATGATACGCACCGATTTTGGACTTCTTACTGAAGTGCCCTGGCTTGGAAAGATCAAATTTGCATTCAATCTTCAAGATATAAGCGGAACAAAAATTACATGGGACACGCGCTCAAAACATGTCGATGAGATCGTAACGACTCCCAGATTTGGCTTAGCGCTCGATCAACCGGTTCCATTCATAGACTCAAATGTGATCCTTGCATATGACTGGAGTGATGTTTACGAATATTTGAACCACCTTGGACTTGAGTTTACCTATAAAAAAGTTCTGTCAGTTCGCTCCGGTCTTTATAATAATCATTTCACTGCAGGTCTCGGATTCAGCTACAGGCAGTTCACAATAAACTATGCACTTATAACTCACGCAGATCTTGGGAATTCACATAGGATTGGGGTTGTTGCGAAATTTTAATGTAAGTTGTAGGGAATTATAGATACGCTTTTATTTCTTCTGGTTTATCAATTGAAATAATACCTTTTACATCATGAGTCTTATATCCAAGCACTGTTTTGCCAAAATCGAGACAATAAGCGATTTCAGATAACGTACCATATGATCCGTTTATAGCAATAGCAAGGTCGCAGGTTCGTGCTATAATGGAATTCCGAGCAGTACTAATTCCAGTGACAATAGATATAGAAATATAAGGATTAGCATCCTTTTTCTCGAATCCCGGAAGTATTCCAATGGTAAATCCACCATTTTCAGAAGCACCTTTTGACGCTGCTTCCATAACGCCACCGAGTCCACCACAGATTAATATATGACCATTGTCAGCTATCAATTTTCCAACCTGATATGCAAAGTCATAATAGTCCTGATTAGCTGATTTTCCCCCGATTACTGCTATGATCTTTTTCTTCATATTATGTTACAATGAGTGCTATTATATAGGCAGTTGCAAGAGAAATGAAAAAAGGCCAGAATAATTTTTTATAGAAACCTTTCAGATCTGAACCGAAAAACTCAAGGGAAACTGATACACAGGGATGTATTGGAGAAATAATATAGCCCATGTAGGTCGAGAAGAACATAATCGCAAAGAGCAGGTATGACATGGCATCAATGCCGTATCTGGCATAAAAGATCGGGAGAACAATTGCAAAAGGCATCTGAACACGACCGGTCACGAAACCGAGGAACGCAGCAATTATGACGATAGTGAAGCTCTTTGATATTGCCGCTTGAGCAATGATGTCGGACATATTCGACGCCCGGAAAACATTTAAGAAGAAGAACATACCAATAATGAGCAGAAAATATTTTAGCGGTTTCATCTTTTTGAAGACCAGCACAATATTTTTTATGGGCATGTTACCTAAGATCATAGCAAGGATAAGACTGCATGAAACGCCAATAATAAGAGGAATTTCGGTAATAACGTCCGGAAAGATAATCATCAGAAGTAAGTGTATTAGTGGAGCCGCGAGAATAATACCAATAGGAGTTAGAAGCGCTTTCATATCAAGATGTTTTTGGGTGGGAAGGTTCCCATCGATATCTCTCAGAAGAAATACCCAGCCAAGGAGTATCATGATAATAAATCCGGGGATCAGGTATAAAAGAGCTCTGTAAAGATAAAGGTCAGCCATTTTGCTTGTTGAAAGGAGCGCTCCAAGAGGGTAGATGAGTATCAACGCATGTCGAAACCATACATTGATCGCAGTGTATTGTTTATCAGAAATATCATCTCCTGCTCTCAACACGAGGGGTGCAGAGAGAAGAGCACCACCGGGCATGGGGAGCATTCCCAGAAAAGCAGGTCCAAACATAAGAAAGAGTTTTCGTTTTAAACGTAAATTTTTAAATAATCCTTCCATCAAACCTGATTCCTCAAGAACTCCGCCGATGAGGGCGATGAATCCTACAGAAATACCAAGAAGCAAGATGGATACATCGAAAATCGTGCCTTTAAATTGTTGTATGATTGTTATCGGCTTGAGATTGATAATCCCAAGGATC
This region of Candidatus Cloacimonadota bacterium genomic DNA includes:
- a CDS encoding TIGR00725 family protein, giving the protein MKKKIIAVIGGKSANQDYYDFAYQVGKLIADNGHILICGGLGGVMEAASKGASENGGFTIGILPGFEKKDANPYISISIVTGISTARNSIIARTCDLAIAINGSYGTLSEIAYCLDFGKTVLGYKTHDVKGIISIDKPEEIKAYL
- a CDS encoding DUF401 family protein; amino-acid sequence: MTALLLWIGFFFSLVVMILVARKSLWMGFFVGALILGIINLKPITIIQQFKGTIFDVSILLLGISVGFIALIGGVLEESGLMEGLFKNLRLKRKLFLMFGPAFLGMLPMPGGALLSAPLVLRAGDDISDKQYTAINVWFRHALILIYPLGALLSTSKMADLYLYRALLYLIPGFIIMILLGWVFLLRDIDGNLPTQKHLDMKALLTPIGIILAAPLIHLLLMIIFPDVITEIPLIIGVSCSLILAMILGNMPIKNIVLVFKKMKPLKYFLLIIGMFFFLNVFRASNMSDIIAQAAISKSFTIVIIAAFLGFVTGRVQMPFAIVLPIFYARYGIDAMSYLLFAIMFFSTYMGYIISPIHPCVSVSLEFFGSDLKGFYKKLFWPFFISLATAYIIALIVT